The Sphingosinithalassobacter sp. CS137 genome includes a region encoding these proteins:
- a CDS encoding type II secretion system protein N — protein sequence MTGGYSLSPRQIRTALDLLTAGVVISIAWALAGLTWRIAGHAGTGAITVPSGRSGPAVRQDISPALALAPFGKASVSEATQPTSLPLELKGVFAAQPATLSTAFISVEGAEAAPFRIGDTVNGATIQGILRDRVVLSNGGQIEHLAFPDSSLTPEQRAAAQQQQAAAPSAAPAAPAAAAAAAPPLSAQNAGSLLQRLDASPVEGGLRIGENGPPGLRQGDVLQAVNGTPLSDPTAAAAALQAAQANGSAQITLVRDGQRVLLTVPLR from the coding sequence ATGACCGGGGGGTATTCGCTTTCGCCGCGGCAGATCCGCACCGCGCTCGACCTGCTGACGGCAGGCGTGGTGATCTCGATCGCCTGGGCGTTGGCGGGGCTGACCTGGCGGATCGCGGGTCATGCCGGAACCGGCGCGATCACCGTCCCGAGCGGCCGCAGCGGCCCTGCGGTGCGGCAGGACATCTCCCCGGCGCTGGCGCTGGCACCGTTCGGCAAGGCAAGCGTGAGCGAAGCCACGCAGCCGACATCGCTGCCGCTGGAATTGAAGGGCGTTTTCGCCGCGCAGCCGGCGACGCTTTCCACTGCCTTCATTTCGGTCGAGGGCGCGGAGGCAGCGCCGTTCCGGATCGGCGACACGGTAAACGGCGCGACGATCCAGGGCATCCTGCGCGATCGCGTGGTGCTGAGCAACGGCGGCCAGATCGAGCATCTCGCGTTTCCCGATTCCTCCCTGACGCCCGAACAGCGCGCCGCCGCACAGCAGCAACAGGCGGCCGCACCGTCGGCAGCGCCCGCCGCACCCGCCGCTGCCGCTGCCGCCGCGCCTCCCCTTTCCGCGCAGAACGCCGGATCGCTGCTCCAGCGGCTCGATGCGTCACCTGTCGAGGGAGGGCTGCGCATCGGCGAGAACGGCCCGCCCGGGCTGCGGCAGGGGGATGTGCTGCAGGCAGTGAACGGCACGCCGCTCAGCGACCCCACGGCCGCCGCCGCCGCGCTCCAGGCCGCGCAGGCGAACGGCTCCGCCCAGATCACTCTCGTTCGCGACGGGCAGCGCGTGCTGCTGACCGTCCCGCTCCGCTAG
- a CDS encoding type II secretion system F family protein: MPAYAYRAADRTGASKKGLIEASSPAAARAMLRDQSLLPLSVESAGERRNLGATSIRLPRIGGRSVSSKQLATLTRQIATLVGSDIPVEESLRLVAVQSESQSVSALLLGVRGAILDGRSFAAALAQHPKAFPEFYRASVAAGEASGKLSSVLEHLAAFVETRQANSQKLGLALLYPALLALVSLGMVVLLMIYVVPDIVRVFVSRGADLPFLTRALIAVSWFLQSFGLYLLIGAGAAFLLFGRWSRVPANRLRLHRWFAVRSPLKRFSRQLNAARFAGSLATLVGSAVPLVEALHAAAAVTPNLHVREKAMGVAQRVREGVSLRAAMQEAGVFPTMLVAIVASGESSGKLAPALARASGELERELDALVATLVSLVEPLVLLVMGGLVLTMVLAILLPIINLNELVTL; this comes from the coding sequence ATGCCCGCCTATGCCTATCGCGCCGCTGACCGCACGGGTGCCTCGAAAAAGGGGCTGATCGAGGCTTCGTCGCCCGCCGCGGCGCGGGCGATGCTGCGCGATCAGTCATTGCTGCCGCTGTCGGTCGAATCGGCGGGCGAGCGGCGCAATCTCGGTGCCACCAGTATCCGTCTGCCGCGAATCGGCGGCCGGAGCGTCTCGTCCAAGCAGCTCGCGACGCTCACGCGCCAGATCGCTACGCTGGTCGGCTCGGACATTCCGGTCGAGGAGTCGCTCCGCCTCGTCGCCGTCCAGTCCGAATCGCAGAGCGTGAGTGCGCTGCTGCTCGGAGTGCGCGGCGCGATCCTCGACGGGCGCAGCTTCGCCGCGGCGCTGGCTCAGCATCCCAAGGCGTTTCCCGAATTCTACCGCGCCTCGGTCGCCGCGGGCGAGGCATCGGGCAAGCTTTCGAGCGTGCTCGAGCATCTCGCCGCCTTCGTCGAAACGCGTCAGGCGAACAGTCAGAAGCTGGGCCTTGCTTTGCTCTATCCGGCGCTGCTTGCGCTGGTCTCGCTCGGCATGGTCGTGCTGCTGATGATCTATGTCGTGCCCGATATCGTGCGCGTGTTCGTCTCGCGCGGTGCCGATCTGCCGTTCCTCACCCGGGCGCTGATCGCAGTGAGCTGGTTTCTCCAGAGCTTCGGCCTGTATCTGCTGATCGGGGCGGGCGCCGCGTTCCTGCTGTTCGGCCGCTGGTCGCGCGTGCCTGCGAACCGGCTGCGGCTGCACCGCTGGTTCGCCGTCCGCTCGCCGCTCAAGCGGTTCAGCCGTCAGCTCAATGCGGCACGCTTCGCGGGCAGCCTCGCCACCCTCGTCGGCAGCGCGGTCCCGCTGGTCGAGGCGCTGCACGCCGCCGCGGCCGTCACCCCCAATCTTCACGTCCGCGAAAAGGCGATGGGCGTCGCCCAGCGCGTGCGCGAGGGCGTCAGCCTGCGGGCGGCGATGCAGGAAGCGGGCGTGTTCCCGACGATGCTCGTCGCGATCGTCGCCTCGGGCGAATCGAGCGGCAAGCTGGCTCCCGCGCTCGCCCGCGCCTCGGGCGAGCTCGAACGCGAGCTCGACGCGCTGGTGGCGACGCTCGTCTCGCTGGTCGAGCCATTGGTGCTACTGGTGATGGGCGGGCTGGTGCTCACCATGGTGCTCGCGATCCTGCTGCCTATCATCAATCTGAACGAGCTGGTCACGCTGTGA
- the gspI gene encoding type II secretion system minor pseudopilin GspI, which yields MKQGDAQGFSLIEALVALAVLAIATVGLIGTVESHIDSTRAMERRAAAMWVAENRLAELSLAGGGAAPGADEVAMLGYDWRVAVDRSSTDDPEIARVRIEVFPSGEQSALATLDGFVDGRPR from the coding sequence ATGAAGCAGGGCGATGCACAGGGCTTCTCCCTGATCGAGGCGCTGGTGGCGCTCGCGGTGCTGGCGATCGCGACGGTGGGGCTGATCGGCACGGTCGAATCGCACATCGATTCGACGCGGGCGATGGAGCGCCGCGCCGCCGCGATGTGGGTCGCCGAGAATCGGCTTGCCGAGCTGTCGCTGGCGGGCGGCGGCGCAGCGCCCGGAGCCGATGAGGTGGCGATGCTGGGCTATGACTGGCGGGTCGCCGTGGACCGCAGCTCGACCGACGATCCCGAAATCGCACGCGTGCGCATCGAGGTGTTCCCAAGCGGCGAACAGTCGGCGCTTGCAACGCTTGACGGCTTCGTAGACGGGAGGCCGCGATGA
- the gspL gene encoding type II secretion system protein GspL has product MTSDSARRQPPVAPEAPGGGIGTLAGGGFVALAPDGPATLLVPTESVLLLAVDLPLATRAKRLEALPFAIEDRIAEPIESVHLALGAEIGEKRYLVGVVRHDRMAAWIDAAEAAGMGRAAMVPDALALPVPPPGCWSVDLDGSRAVVRASDGTGFACAASMLPAAWASAGRPPAIAWGAPLPPEMRAETERGDAAPLAERLAAPALDLRQGVYARRRGPSGGVWRRLGWIAVLGATAHGLIAAADTLMLRAIAERRADETRELVALAAPGIALGDDMVATVTNLLPPPGSGAPQTFLPLMSRVSGALAPLAGNLSTRAIAFDANTLTLDLAAAEPGLAARIGAALRAAQVQATVAESPDGTIRVTAAAA; this is encoded by the coding sequence GTGACAAGCGATTCGGCCAGACGCCAGCCGCCCGTTGCGCCCGAGGCTCCGGGCGGCGGTATCGGCACCCTGGCGGGTGGCGGGTTCGTGGCGCTTGCGCCCGACGGGCCGGCGACTCTGCTGGTGCCGACCGAATCGGTGCTGTTGCTCGCCGTCGATCTGCCGCTCGCCACGCGCGCCAAGCGGCTCGAGGCGCTGCCCTTCGCAATCGAGGACCGGATCGCCGAGCCGATCGAATCGGTGCATCTCGCGCTCGGCGCGGAGATCGGCGAGAAGCGCTATCTCGTCGGTGTCGTCCGCCACGATCGCATGGCGGCCTGGATCGACGCGGCCGAGGCGGCGGGCATGGGCCGTGCCGCGATGGTGCCCGATGCGCTTGCCCTGCCGGTGCCGCCGCCCGGCTGTTGGTCGGTCGATCTCGACGGCAGCCGCGCCGTGGTGCGGGCGAGCGACGGCACGGGCTTTGCCTGCGCCGCGTCGATGCTCCCTGCCGCGTGGGCATCGGCGGGCCGTCCGCCCGCGATCGCCTGGGGTGCGCCGCTGCCGCCCGAGATGCGCGCAGAGACCGAGCGCGGCGACGCGGCTCCGCTTGCCGAGCGTCTCGCCGCGCCCGCGCTCGATCTGCGTCAGGGCGTCTATGCCCGCCGCCGAGGCCCCAGCGGCGGCGTGTGGCGGCGACTCGGCTGGATCGCCGTGCTCGGCGCCACAGCGCACGGCCTCATCGCCGCCGCCGACACGCTGATGCTGCGTGCGATCGCCGAGCGCCGCGCGGACGAGACGCGCGAGCTGGTAGCGCTCGCCGCGCCCGGAATCGCGCTCGGCGACGATATGGTCGCCACCGTCACCAATCTGCTGCCGCCGCCGGGCAGCGGCGCTCCACAGACCTTCCTGCCGCTGATGTCGCGCGTTTCGGGCGCGCTGGCGCCGCTCGCCGGCAACCTCTCGACTCGCGCCATCGCGTTCGACGCGAACACGCTGACTCTGGACCTGGCCGCGGCCGAACCGGGCCTCGCCGCGCGGATCGGCGCCGCGTTGCGCGCCGCGCAGGTGCAGGCGACCGTCGCCGAATCGCCTGATGGCACGATCCGCGTTACGGCGGCGGCGGCATGA
- the gspM gene encoding type II secretion system protein GspM produces the protein MIVVIRERLPALDAALTRFDGWWSGLSQRERLLLSVMAVLLFLAVAVFGVVKPLQAARAQALADIRTYETLNARIRAAGGTLGATAAPQRNGPPLQIVTDSAPSFGLAVTATPTAEGVRAEIADGSYDSILAWTADLAATSPLVLRRASFAPGPASGRVRATLEFGQ, from the coding sequence ATGATCGTCGTGATTCGCGAACGCCTTCCGGCCCTCGACGCCGCGCTCACCCGCTTCGACGGCTGGTGGAGCGGCCTGTCGCAGCGCGAGCGGCTGTTGCTCTCGGTCATGGCCGTGCTGCTGTTTCTCGCGGTCGCGGTGTTCGGCGTCGTGAAGCCGCTCCAGGCCGCCCGCGCGCAGGCGCTGGCCGATATCCGCACCTATGAGACGCTCAACGCGCGCATCCGTGCGGCAGGCGGCACGCTCGGCGCGACGGCGGCCCCGCAGCGCAACGGACCCCCGCTTCAGATCGTCACCGATTCGGCACCGTCGTTCGGCCTCGCGGTCACTGCCACGCCGACTGCCGAGGGGGTTCGCGCCGAGATCGCCGACGGCAGCTACGATTCGATCCTCGCCTGGACGGCGGATCTCGCCGCCACCAGCCCGCTCGTGCTGCGTCGCGCCAGCTTCGCGCCCGGCCCCGCGTCGGGCCGTGTCCGGGCGACGCTGGAGTTCGGCCAGTGA
- a CDS encoding GspE/PulE family protein translates to MNEALVLTDAAAEPRTLPYGYARRHGVLLRPGAQGIECLHRSAVALDALLEVQRIAPGVRFVAVSDEAFDAALGGAYGDSAGAAADFDIGDMDLATLADSAAAVDDLLDTRDDAPVIRLINALLLEAIKEGASDVHIETQEKRLVVRFRIDGVLRDMIEPPRALAPLLVSRIKVMAKLDIAEKRVPQDGRVTLRIGGHDVDARVSTIPTQHGERVVLRLLERGSMKLELGGLGMSERDRAVFSRLLERPHGILLVTGPTGSGKTTTLYTALTRLNDRKRNVMTVEDPIEYELAGIAQTQVNPRTDMTFARGLRAILRQDPDVIMVGEIRDHETAQVAVRSAMTGHFVLSTLHTNTAVGSVTRLIDMGVERYLLAPMVVGLAAQRLVRRLCPECRRADVASEADALLLGGGLRAGDPVWRAQGCDQCHGDGYRGRAGLYEVIAVDDVFQGMIHDGASEAELERHARGDNPSLLDDGVAKVRDGITTVEEVARVVRDES, encoded by the coding sequence GTGAACGAGGCTCTGGTGCTGACCGATGCCGCTGCCGAGCCGCGCACGCTTCCCTATGGCTATGCCCGTCGCCATGGCGTGCTGCTCCGCCCCGGCGCGCAGGGTATCGAGTGCCTGCACCGCTCCGCCGTAGCACTCGACGCGCTGCTCGAGGTCCAGCGCATCGCCCCGGGGGTGCGCTTCGTCGCAGTGTCGGACGAAGCCTTTGATGCCGCGCTCGGCGGTGCCTATGGCGACAGCGCGGGCGCCGCTGCCGATTTCGACATCGGCGACATGGATCTCGCCACGCTGGCCGATTCGGCCGCCGCGGTCGACGATCTGCTCGACACGCGCGACGATGCGCCGGTGATCCGCCTGATCAACGCGCTGCTGCTCGAGGCGATCAAGGAAGGCGCGTCGGACGTCCATATCGAAACGCAGGAAAAGCGCCTTGTCGTCCGCTTCCGGATCGATGGCGTGCTGCGCGACATGATCGAGCCGCCGCGCGCGCTCGCGCCGCTGCTCGTCAGCCGCATCAAGGTGATGGCGAAGCTCGACATCGCCGAAAAGCGCGTGCCGCAGGACGGCCGCGTCACGCTGCGCATCGGCGGCCACGATGTCGACGCGCGCGTCTCGACCATCCCGACCCAGCATGGCGAGCGAGTCGTGCTCCGCCTGCTCGAGCGCGGCAGCATGAAGCTCGAACTCGGCGGCCTCGGGATGAGCGAGCGCGATCGTGCGGTGTTCTCGCGCCTGCTCGAGCGGCCGCACGGCATCCTGCTCGTCACCGGCCCCACCGGATCGGGCAAGACGACCACGCTCTACACCGCGCTCACGCGGCTCAACGACCGCAAGCGCAATGTGATGACGGTCGAGGATCCGATCGAATATGAACTCGCCGGCATCGCCCAGACCCAGGTCAATCCGCGCACCGACATGACCTTCGCACGTGGGCTGCGCGCGATTCTGCGCCAGGATCCCGATGTCATCATGGTCGGCGAGATCCGCGATCACGAAACCGCGCAGGTCGCCGTCCGTTCGGCGATGACCGGCCATTTCGTGCTCTCGACGCTGCACACCAACACTGCCGTGGGATCGGTCACTCGGCTGATCGACATGGGGGTCGAGCGCTATCTGCTCGCGCCGATGGTCGTCGGCCTCGCCGCGCAGCGCCTCGTCCGCCGCCTATGTCCCGAATGCCGCCGCGCCGATGTCGCGAGCGAGGCCGATGCGCTGCTCCTCGGCGGAGGCTTGCGCGCCGGCGATCCGGTCTGGCGCGCGCAGGGCTGCGACCAGTGCCACGGCGATGGCTATCGCGGCCGCGCCGGCCTCTACGAAGTCATCGCCGTCGACGATGTCTTCCAGGGCATGATCCACGACGGCGCGAGCGAAGCCGAGCTCGAACGCCACGCCCGTGGGGACAATCCCAGCCTGCTCGACGATGGCGTCGCGAAGGTGCGCGACGGGATCACCACGGTCGAGGAAGTGGCACGCGTCGTTCGCGACGAGAGCTGA
- the gspG gene encoding type II secretion system major pseudopilin GspG, whose translation MKQFRDSVASAARARKRRAASQSEAGLTLVEMMVVLVIIALVAALIVPNVIGRPDQARVTTATSNLATISQALTMYRLDNGDYPSTQQGLKALVERPSVPPVPANWAQGGYLTGLQTNDQGQPIDPWGNPYVYANNGGSIELKSLGANGQPGGEALNADIEARR comes from the coding sequence ATGAAACAGTTCCGTGACAGCGTGGCATCAGCGGCGCGGGCACGCAAGCGTCGTGCGGCTTCGCAGAGCGAGGCCGGGCTCACGCTCGTCGAGATGATGGTGGTGCTGGTGATCATCGCACTGGTCGCCGCGCTGATCGTGCCGAACGTGATCGGCCGGCCCGACCAGGCACGCGTGACCACCGCCACCTCGAACCTCGCCACTATCTCGCAGGCGCTGACGATGTACCGCCTCGACAATGGCGACTATCCCTCGACTCAGCAGGGGTTGAAGGCGCTGGTCGAGCGGCCGTCGGTGCCGCCGGTGCCCGCCAACTGGGCGCAGGGCGGCTATCTGACCGGTCTCCAGACCAACGACCAGGGCCAGCCGATCGACCCGTGGGGCAATCCCTATGTCTATGCGAACAACGGCGGCAGCATCGAGCTGAAGTCGCTGGGAGCCAATGGGCAGCCGGGCGGCGAAGCGCTGAACGCCGATATCGAGGCGCGGCGCTGA
- a CDS encoding prepilin-type N-terminal cleavage/methylation domain-containing protein yields MADRHRHMRDFRARPHEAGLTLVEMLVVLAIIAVGAGAVSLGIGSVTRAPSVEAEARQLATRLQAAADDAMLGDRMVAFTVEEDGYGFTAYTPQGLSEPISRQLDFHRLPGGMVMTLSATPPILLGTEGGGRPLTATIESGGQRWVVAYDGMTATAIPGLEPEA; encoded by the coding sequence ATGGCCGACCGCCATCGCCACATGCGCGATTTCCGCGCCCGCCCCCACGAGGCGGGGCTGACGCTCGTCGAGATGCTCGTCGTGCTGGCGATCATCGCGGTGGGTGCCGGCGCAGTCTCGCTCGGCATCGGCAGCGTGACGCGCGCGCCCAGCGTGGAAGCCGAGGCGCGGCAGCTCGCGACGCGGCTGCAGGCGGCCGCCGACGATGCGATGCTGGGCGATCGGATGGTCGCGTTCACGGTCGAGGAAGACGGCTATGGCTTCACGGCCTATACGCCGCAGGGGCTGTCAGAACCGATTTCGCGCCAGCTCGACTTTCACCGCCTCCCGGGCGGGATGGTGATGACGCTGAGCGCAACGCCGCCGATCCTGCTCGGCACCGAGGGCGGCGGACGTCCGCTGACCGCTACGATCGAAAGCGGCGGGCAGCGCTGGGTCGTCGCCTATGACGGCATGACCGCGACGGCGATTCCGGGGCTGGAGCCGGAGGCATGA
- a CDS encoding family 43 glycosylhydrolase, protein MNAHQRSAQVRAWPLLSAALLLASCGGNGGGSGTVVTPAPTPTPTPTASPTPAGPEAGTIVSISDAAALEIRSAGSNALLTIEGASQTAGARIARTDSGSGTAAVRWHALPMGNNRYNIESLLTHQVMGIEAASTAEGALAVQWADNGTDDHLWSFYRLSNGNYLIRNVNSGLYLQVGAGGAITQGARATSGQEWAITVTGDRAYPEPAVLAGAGIDVHDPDLLQDASGTIWLYGTHNTLARSTDGALFLAETRPIISPDFSWWASKNTTWQGRTDIWAPSILHANGTYYLYYSIPIYNTPSQAGTNNGAQALIALATSTSPNGPWTDAGTIIESCGNMPGCTTTFNAIDPAPFIGADGRWWMAFGSWEDGIHVLELDPATGLRLQSNSALPVIAFRGAGQEGPFVLPRVVNGQQWYYYFGSNNPCCSASSTYRVVVGRSASPTGPFLDRGGLDLRDGGGTILLGTHGYVVGPGGQSVREIGGQLKLVYHFYDSRANGAPKLGLNTIAFDAEGWPYLQ, encoded by the coding sequence ATGAACGCTCATCAACGGAGCGCGCAGGTGCGCGCCTGGCCGCTGCTGTCGGCCGCACTTCTGCTTGCGTCCTGCGGCGGCAATGGTGGCGGGAGCGGGACCGTCGTGACCCCTGCGCCGACGCCGACGCCGACGCCGACCGCATCGCCCACGCCCGCAGGTCCAGAGGCCGGTACGATCGTCTCCATCAGCGACGCCGCAGCGCTCGAAATCCGCAGCGCGGGAAGCAACGCCTTGCTGACGATCGAAGGCGCCAGCCAGACGGCGGGCGCGCGGATCGCTCGGACCGACAGCGGAAGCGGTACGGCAGCCGTCCGCTGGCATGCGCTGCCCATGGGGAACAACCGCTACAACATCGAAAGCCTGCTGACTCATCAGGTCATGGGGATCGAAGCCGCCTCGACTGCCGAGGGGGCACTCGCCGTTCAATGGGCGGACAACGGCACCGACGACCATCTCTGGTCCTTCTATCGGCTATCCAACGGCAATTATCTGATCCGCAACGTCAACAGCGGATTATATCTCCAAGTCGGCGCTGGCGGCGCGATCACGCAGGGCGCGCGAGCGACGAGCGGCCAGGAATGGGCGATCACGGTCACCGGCGACCGTGCCTATCCCGAGCCGGCAGTGCTCGCCGGAGCGGGCATCGACGTTCACGATCCGGATCTCCTTCAGGACGCGAGCGGAACCATCTGGCTCTATGGCACGCATAACACGCTGGCGCGTTCGACCGACGGCGCCCTGTTCCTCGCGGAAACCCGACCGATCATCTCGCCCGATTTCAGCTGGTGGGCGAGCAAGAACACCACTTGGCAGGGCCGTACCGACATCTGGGCGCCGTCGATCCTGCACGCGAACGGCACCTATTATCTCTATTACTCGATCCCGATCTACAACACGCCCTCGCAGGCGGGAACCAACAACGGCGCACAGGCACTGATCGCCTTGGCGACGAGCACCAGCCCGAACGGCCCCTGGACCGATGCGGGCACGATCATCGAATCCTGCGGCAACATGCCGGGCTGCACCACTACCTTCAATGCGATCGATCCGGCACCGTTCATTGGTGCCGACGGCCGTTGGTGGATGGCGTTCGGCTCGTGGGAAGACGGGATCCATGTCCTCGAACTCGATCCGGCGACCGGGCTGCGGCTGCAATCGAACAGTGCGCTTCCGGTGATCGCCTTTCGCGGCGCGGGCCAGGAGGGGCCCTTCGTCCTGCCGCGCGTGGTGAACGGCCAGCAATGGTATTATTATTTCGGCTCGAACAATCCCTGCTGCTCGGCGAGCAGCACCTATCGGGTGGTGGTCGGACGATCGGCGAGTCCGACGGGACCGTTCCTCGATCGGGGCGGACTCGATCTGCGCGACGGCGGCGGCACGATCCTCCTGGGCACCCACGGCTATGTCGTCGGACCGGGCGGGCAGAGCGTGCGCGAGATCGGTGGGCAGCTCAAGCTGGTGTATCATTTCTACGATAGCCGCGCGAACGGCGCTCCCAAGCTCGGACTCAACACCATCGCGTTCGATGCCGAGGGCTGGCCGTACCTTCAGTAG